The DNA window GGTGGAACAACAGGCCTTGCAGGGTATGCACCGCATCCGCAGCCTTTGGATGGGTACCCGCACCTCGCGCATCAATGCCCTTCGTGGGTTCTGCCGTGAGTTTGGCATTGCCATCCCAGTGGGAGCACGCACCGGCATTGAAGCAATCAGCCGTGTGCTGGCCGACCCCAACACGGCCGTGCCGGACTTGATTCGCGGCACCGCCAAGTTGTTGATTGAGGAGATTCGTCTTTTGGAAGCACGCATTGCCCAACTGGAGCGCGAGTTGGCTGCGCTGGCCAGGCTCAGCCCGGCCTGCACTACGCTGCTGTCGATTCCCGGTATTGGCCTGCTGACCGCGACTGCGATGGTGGCAGCTACATCCGGTGATGTGAGCCACTTCAAGGATGCTAGGCATTTCTCCAGCTGGTTTGGGCTGACACCGAAAGAGTACAGCTCGGGTAATTCCCGCTACCTGGGGCACATCTCCAAGAAAGGGGACCGCTACTTGCGTATGTTGCTCACGCATGGCGCCAGGAGCGTGCTGCGCGCCTCCAAGGTGGCGGATAACGCGGGGCGCGAGGTCTGTGGGGTGCGCCGCTGGGCACTGGATGTGCAAGCCCGCAGCAATCACAACAAGGCGGCGTGCGCGCTGGCGAACAAACTGGCGCGGATTTGTTATGCCACGCTGCGCGACAAGGTGGCGTTTGATGAACCTACCGTGCGCCTAGGCAAGAAGATCAGCAGGGAGAGTTTTGCGATGCCCGCTTGAATGCCAACATCCAAAACAGCCGTTATCGAGAAGAAACTGAACACCCATCCACGCTTGTGACGAGATTGATCGACCATCATGGCCAATAGGGTTCACCCCACACCGATAGACGCCGATAACTCTTCCGGCAGCTTGCCTGCCGTTCGTAGCGACTGGCG is part of the Simplicispira sp. 125 genome and encodes:
- a CDS encoding IS110 family transposase — its product is MNATTVAVDLAKSVFQLAVADDQWRVVETHRLTRTQFERWFVNRDVSLVIMEACGSAHHWGRWLNGLGIEVRLLPAQYIRAYVKRNKTDAADAAALLEAARASDMRPVRIKSVEQQALQGMHRIRSLWMGTRTSRINALRGFCREFGIAIPVGARTGIEAISRVLADPNTAVPDLIRGTAKLLIEEIRLLEARIAQLERELAALARLSPACTTLLSIPGIGLLTATAMVAATSGDVSHFKDARHFSSWFGLTPKEYSSGNSRYLGHISKKGDRYLRMLLTHGARSVLRASKVADNAGREVCGVRRWALDVQARSNHNKAACALANKLARICYATLRDKVAFDEPTVRLGKKISRESFAMPA